The DNA region ATCTGCACGCTCTTAGTCCTCTGTGCCTTCACACCCCTTGattgtaaaatgtattatacTTCCGGGTGAGAAAAAGGACATGTGGTATTTGTGCAAATTAGTGCACTGATCGGCCAAATTGTCTCCAGCAGAGTCATGTCACTGACGCTGACGGCTCTCTGCGGCCTCTTAACAAGAAGGACAGCACTTGTACTCTGCAGGCATTAGCGCCTGCGTGTCAGGGGCTCCATCTCTATCAAAGCCTCACGCCCCTTACTCAGCTCCACCACCCGTGGGACAACTGTGGACCAGCGGTCTGGAAGGGGATAAAAAGAGAAGAGGGAATTTCCTTAATATATGTGaataaaacagtgtgtgttcacagtgtttgtctgtgcatTTATTCATGAGAGCGCAGTGAGAATCTCACCTCTCCTCAAGACTCCAACACCCTGCTGCAGCACACTGGTCTCA from Solea senegalensis isolate Sse05_10M unplaced genomic scaffold, IFAPA_SoseM_1 scf7180000014487, whole genome shotgun sequence includes:
- the LOC122761234 gene encoding transient receptor potential cation channel subfamily V member 4-like, with translation MVTVGKNWDDTPDRRWCFRVDEVNWCHWNQNLAIINEDPGKSETSVLQQGVGVLRRDRWSTVVPRVVELSKGREALIEMEPLTRRR